In Ciconia boyciana chromosome 5, ASM3463844v1, whole genome shotgun sequence, the DNA window TGGGAGAGTGACGCTCATCAGCAACTCATCTTCCTCATCTGCTGCGCTAACAGAAATCACTTTCAAAAAACAACAGGTTTTTCACACGTAAGAGTGCTTGCTTGAGGACAACCTGGGCTAAACCAAAATAAGCCGCTCGGCCCGATGGAGGAGTCTCCCACCTTTGGTGCCAATTTAACTTAGATGGTTTCAGTCACTATCTTAAATCACAGTGCTATTTTTCCCCTGTAGGCAAAGAAACACTTAATGTCTtatcactttcattttcttgttcttatCCACTAAAGAAGCAGCAACCAGCCCAGTTTCCAGAGATTACCAATTTGCCGCTCCCTTAAAAGCCGGCTCCAATATAGTGACAACAAAATTGTCACTGTCAAAAATACCAGTCACAGCACTTTATACTTCTGACACTCTCAAGAAGCAAGGTCTCATTTTTAACAGAACAACACTGTTAACAGGGTTCTGCAAAACCTGGGAAGTAAACATATTTCAATTTAAGCCTGAGACAGCAAGCCAGGTTAAATTCACTGGATACAACTTCgttccactgaagtcaaggcTTGATTCCCACCTGGCAAGAAGCCATCTCAACCCATCTAAGCTATATATCCCCTTACCTCTGCTGTCTGAGAGACTAATTTTCCCCTACAAATACGCTAAAAAATACACtacttttcaaatgcattttcaaaccACTATAAATTAGATTTTCTTACCAACTAGACATCATTTTCATAGGAATTACACACCCACAAGGAAAAGTACATTTCTGTATCTGTACATTTCAGTCCCCACACAGCAAACTGACCATACACTAACACCTTGTCTCCCTCAGCTGCAAATATCACGTTGTAGGAAAAGAGCTGTCACTGTGTTTCCAAAACCAGCTGCGCTATCAGCTCCTTGGCATCCTTCATGCTGGCGGAGATCTCGGAGCCATCCTCTGCCACGTGGGTACCAATCAAGAACATCTTCCTCTCGTCCCCAATATCAGACAGTGCCAGAGCATCGTGGATATCGGTGATGCAATATGCACCTTCGAGGTCCTGATAcgcaaaaacaaaacaagcctgTTAGTTACATGAGGTGGCGGCACCATTCCTGCTTTGAGCCACTGCCTTTGtccagggaggggaagggtcTCAAAGGCTCCGGGGGCACCATTCTTACGTACCTTCATGAGATCAAGTTCCCATGCCCTAAaatgctttggggaaaaaaatgtttatcctTAACCTAATTTCTTCCCAAAGAAATAAGGGTACAGTTCTGTTTATAGTAATTCCAGTGTTTCTGATCACAATGTACGACAACCTGTACAAGGCAGACAAAAGTCTTGCTGGCCCAAGACTCCAGGCGCCCCGCACAGAGCTACAAGAACAGGGCAAACGTACAACAGTCATTCCCTGCGAACCTTCTCAGCCACCCGTGTTTCTGACTCTGGGACCCAGAGAATCAGTAGTAGCATTTGTGTTTGATGAAGCCAAAGCCTGTGCTTGCGTTCAAGAGTAACACAAAGGGCCACTAGTAACATGCCTAAGTTACTAGAAATTTAGGAGGTAACAAGGTAGAGCAAACCAAGCACACAGCCCTCATAAAAGAAAATCCGCGCTTAAAAACCCTGGGCTGTTCCGTCATCTGACCGTAGCACAGGCACAATTCTATTCCAGGGACAGCACCAGTCATTGACGCTTTCACAAAGATCTTAGGAGAAAGCACTGCCTTGTGAGGAAAGCTGCTCTTCTCTCatgcttcagcagcagcctcGGGAGCAACCAACCGGACAATCTGAAGGCGAACAACAGTGCTTCACTTTTCGGCTGCTGCGAGGTAAAGTGGTACCTCTAGACAGACATTCAGAACAGAAACCTAACTCCAGGTCTAACTGTGGTCCCCTTGCAGCTCCCAAGCAGTTTCCCAAGCTCTACAGCAGTTTCCACCATTATTTCCACCCACAGCTCTGATTACACTGTCTCCAAGCACAGGACCTGCATCTTGCAGATCCAAAACTCAAccccagattattttcttttgcgGTCAACAGGTGTCCCAGAAAgacccccagctcccagccatgTGGCCTCCTTAAAGGCATGAAGCCTCCTTTGAAAGgctttgttgctgttttcagagctgctgccagcccaagCTCAGCCAGCAGCGAGGAACTCTTACCTGCTTGTTGGCCAGAACCACCACCGGCAGGGTGGAGTTGTTCTGGATCAGTTGATGAAGCAGCTGTTTTGCCACAGGCAGTCGGGCATGATCAGCCGAGTCCACGACATAGATTAGCAACAGCACATTGGGCAGGTACATCTTCCAGTATGAACGCAGAGATTCACTGCCCCCGACtggaagagaagacagcagTGCAAGATTCACCAAGTAATTCAAGCAGCGCTGCTCCCAGAGGTGCAGAGAGCAGGCCCTGGGCTAAAAACCCAAGGTATTTGGGTTCACAAAAACTCAAAGTATTTAGGCTACTCTATATGAGACTGgaaatagctttattttcccCAGTCAAGTCCCATGCAGGCATATGTGTatgttggggggaggggggaggagggcggAAATCTTTCCATTCTAAGCTCTTATTTTGAGAGGATTCTGGGTCCAGTTTCTTTATGGTTGCTTTCTGCCTTGTTGGTTCTTGCTCTCAAGCTAGTAGGGAGAGCTGAAAGAGGTTCAGTGTCCATAAACACCACATGAGAATGTCCCTATATAACTTATCTCCACATGCCCATCTCATCTTAAGACAAAGCAAGCCTACAAtttccaaagaagaaatttaactctgaGGTGGGGAGGGCTCTCATCAGATTTGTATGACACTAGGGACTAGTTCAAAACTCCCACAGCTTTCATACTGCCAATAACCAGAGGTGCttagtaggaaagaaaaatcaagtccCAGCAGACTCTTTAGGCAATTCTTAGGTGATGGGAGAAATCTTTGCACAGGATACCCCCGACCCGTTCTCTGCTGCATACAGAGGAAAACTGTCCACCTTCAAAACCAGGTCTTATAACAATTCTGTGGTGAAACCATATGCAGAAGTTGCCCGAGACTGTTGTTCCTATCTGGGGACAAAAAGAGTTTGGTAGTTTGCAGAGTCTGACAGGAGCAGGAGTAGCAACGGTatatttcagatgtgttttcagTTCTCCGGGTCTTCTCCTAGGTACACTGCAGAACCACTCGCCCAAGCGTACTGAGGTGCTCAAAAGGTATGGGTGAGTCCCCCAAATGCAGCAAGTTTTCAAAGCAATACACTTGGGGTTCCCTGTAATTGTCTCCTGCCTTATATGGGAGCTCTTTTCAAAACTGACTTGCTAGTCAGCCACCTTTTACTGCCCTCAGTGAGTTTGCTCTGTTTCAAAGCGATTTTGCTTTCACTTAAGTCGAAACGATTCAGTAGTTTCAAGAACGtagaaagcaaagcaacatCTCCCAGTAGGGCGTGCCTGACTCTTCTTCAAGAGCCCCAGCGTACCTGTAGGCAGAACTGTGAGTCTGC includes these proteins:
- the ARL9 gene encoding ADP-ribosylation factor-like protein 9 isoform X2; its protein translation is MYLPNVLLLIYVVDSADHARLPVAKQLLHQLIQNNSTLPVVVLANKQDLEGAYCITDIHDALALSDIGDERKMFLIGTHVAEDGSEISASMKDAKELIAQLVLETQ
- the ARL9 gene encoding ADP-ribosylation factor-like protein 9 isoform X1; the protein is MGARLRPAALWGAALALAGGAAWAWAWARLRSRAAAPAARPAAAAADQGKGRGKQILVLGLDGAGKTSVLHSLATNHVKRSVAPTEGFNAICVNTEESQMEFLEIGGSESLRSYWKMYLPNVLLLIYVVDSADHARLPVAKQLLHQLIQNNSTLPVVVLANKQDLEGAYCITDIHDALALSDIGDERKMFLIGTHVAEDGSEISASMKDAKELIAQLVLETQ